Proteins encoded by one window of Arabidopsis thaliana chromosome 2, partial sequence:
- a CDS encoding Dormancy/auxin associated family protein (Dormancy/auxin associated family protein; CONTAINS InterPro DOMAIN/s: Dormancyauxin associated (InterPro:IPR008406); BEST Arabidopsis thaliana protein match is: dormancy-associated protein-like 1 (TAIR:AT1G28330.1); Has 165 Blast hits to 165 proteins in 47 species: Archae - 0; Bacteria - 0; Metazoa - 0; Fungi - 0; Plants - 165; Viruses - 0; Other Eukaryotes - 0 (source: NCBI BLink).), with translation MWDETVAGPKPEHGLGRLRNKITTQPLDIKGVGEGSSSKTVAAVAGSPGTPTTPGSARKENVWRSVFHPGSNIATRGMGTNLFDKPSHPNSPTVYDWLYSDDTRSKHR, from the exons atgtGGGATGAAACTGTAGCCGGACCTAAACCGGAGCATGGCCTTGGCCGCCTCCGCAATAAGATCACCACCCAACCCCTTGACATCAAAg GTGTAGGAGAAGGGAGCAGTAGTAAAACTGTGGCGGCGGTGGCCGGGAGTCCTGGAACTCCGACGACGCCAGGATCGGCGCGTAAGGAAAACGTGTGGAGAAGTGTGTTTCATCCAGGAAGTAACATCGCCACTAGAGGAATGGGCACAAACCTCTTCGACAAGCCTTCTCACCCAAACTCTCCCACCGTCTACGATTG GCTATACAGCGACGACACTAGGAGCAAGCACCGTTGA
- a CDS encoding Dormancy/auxin associated family protein (Dormancy/auxin associated family protein; CONTAINS InterPro DOMAIN/s: Dormancyauxin associated (InterPro:IPR008406); BEST Arabidopsis thaliana protein match is: dormancy-associated protein-like 1 (TAIR:AT1G28330.1); Has 171 Blast hits to 171 proteins in 47 species: Archae - 0; Bacteria - 0; Metazoa - 0; Fungi - 0; Plants - 171; Viruses - 0; Other Eukaryotes - 0 (source: NCBI BLink).), producing the protein MWDETVAGPKPEHGLGRLRNKITTQPLDIKGEGSSSKTVAAVAGSPGTPTTPGSARKENVWRSVFHPGSNIATRGMGTNLFDKPSHPNSPTVYDWLYSDDTRSKHR; encoded by the exons atgtGGGATGAAACTGTAGCCGGACCTAAACCGGAGCATGGCCTTGGCCGCCTCCGCAATAAGATCACCACCCAACCCCTTGACATCAAAg GAGAAGGGAGCAGTAGTAAAACTGTGGCGGCGGTGGCCGGGAGTCCTGGAACTCCGACGACGCCAGGATCGGCGCGTAAGGAAAACGTGTGGAGAAGTGTGTTTCATCCAGGAAGTAACATCGCCACTAGAGGAATGGGCACAAACCTCTTCGACAAGCCTTCTCACCCAAACTCTCCCACCGTCTACGATTG GCTATACAGCGACGACACTAGGAGCAAGCACCGTTGA